Proteins found in one Physeter macrocephalus isolate SW-GA chromosome 17, ASM283717v5, whole genome shotgun sequence genomic segment:
- the CSNK2A2 gene encoding casein kinase II subunit alpha', which translates to MPGPAAGSRARVYAEVNSLRSREYWDYEAHVPSWGNQDDYQLVRKLGRGKYSEVFEAINITNNERVVVKILKPVKKKKIKREVKILENLRGGTNIIKLIDTVKDPVSKTPALVFEYINNTDFKQLYQILTDFDIRFYMYELLKALDYCHSKGIMHRDVKPHNVMIDHQQKKLRLIDWGLAEFYHPAQEYNVRVASRYFKGPELLVDYQMYDYSLDMWSLGCMLASMIFRKEPFFHGQDNYDQLVRIAKVLGTDELYGYLKKYHIDLDPHFNDILGQHSRKRWENFIHSENRHLVSPEALDLLDKLLRYDHQQRLTAKEAMEHPYFYPVVKEQSQPCADNAVLSSGLTAAR; encoded by the exons ATGCCCGGCCCGGCCGCGGGCAGCAGGGCCCGGGTCTACGCCGAGGTGAACAGCCTGAGGAGCCGCGAGTACTGGGACTATGAGGCTCACGTCCCGAGCTGGGG taatcaagacgatTACCAGCTGGTTCGAAAACTTGGTCGGGGAAAGTATAGTGAAGTATTTGAGGCCATTAACATCACCAACAATGAGAGAGTGGTTGTAAAAATTCTCAAG ccagtgaagaaaaagaagataaaacgaGAGGTTAAGATTCTGGAGAACCTTCGTGGTGGAACAAATATCATTAAGCTGATTGACACTGTGAAGGACCCTGTG TCAAAGACACCAGCTTTGGTATTTGAATATATCAATAATACAGATTTTAAG CAACTCTACCAGATCCTGACAGACTTTGATATCCGGTTTTATATGTATGAACTACTTAAA GCTCTGGATTACTGCCACAGCAAGGGAATCATGCACAGGGATGTGAAACCTCACAATGTCATGATAGATCACCAACAGAAAAAG CTGCGACTGATAGACTGGGGTCTGGCGGAATTCTATCATCCCGCCCAGGAGTACAATGTCCGCGTAGCCTCCAGGTACTTCAAGGGACCAGAGCTCCTTGTGGACTATCAG ATGTATGATTATAGCCTGGATATGTGGAGTTTGGGCTGTATGTTAGCGAGCATGATCTTTCGAAAGGAGCCCTTCTTTCATGGACAGGATAACTATGACCAG cTTGTTCGCATTGCCAAGGTTCTGGGTACAGATGAGCTGTATGGGTATCTGAAGAAGTATCACATAGACCTAGATCCACACTTCAACGATATCCTGGGACA aCATTCACGGAAACGCTGGGAAAATTTTATCCATAGTGAGAACAGACACCTCGTCAGCCCTGAGGCCCTAGATCTTCTGGACAAACTTCTGCGATATGACCATCAACAGAGACTGACTGCCAAAGAGGCCATGGAGCACCCATACTTCT ACCCCGTGGTGAAGGAGCAGTCCCAGCCTTGTGCAGATAATGCTGTACTTTCCAGTGGTCTCACGGCGGCCCGATGA